A window of the Salvelinus fontinalis isolate EN_2023a chromosome 14, ASM2944872v1, whole genome shotgun sequence genome harbors these coding sequences:
- the LOC129869324 gene encoding uncharacterized protein C1orf87 — translation MEEVVWQCFAGGTRDLPEEEQEDCLSLAISEQLADWQASSPLRTIQEEVVAIDPALKGTISQSQITQAFLRHEVPLKLPTFRQLLLTFCDADHPDQVHYKDLLQFLSGIVLPKELQDDIKAEFGHVSHTSEVPRGCTEPPPASVYPMETERWLQRFQRMERAMHTCDSQNTGYIDQDKARRLIQNYNHIFNLNLTPLRISDVTHYHGGRRQGKVHLDTALQYLKEL, via the exons atggaagaggtggTGTGGcagtgctttgctggtggcact AGAGATCTACCAGAGGAAGAACAGGAAGACTGTCTCTCATTGGCCATCAGTGAGCAGCTGGCTGACTGGCAGGCTTCTTCACCCCTGAGGACCATTCAGGAGGAAGTTGTTGCAATTGACCCTGCCCTCAAAGGGACCATCAGCCAATCACAGATCACTCAGGCGTTTCTGAGACATGAGGTTCCACTGAAATTACCAACATTCCGTCAGCTCCTCCTAACGTTCTGTGATGCTGACCATCCAGATCAG GTGCATTACAAAGACCTTCTACAATTCCTCAGTGGTATTGTGTTACCCAAAGAGCTACAAGATGACATTAAG GCAGAGTTTGGGCATGTGTCACACACATCAGAAGTCCCCAGGGGTTGCACTGAGCCCCCGCCAGCTTCTGTGTATCCCATGGAAACAGAAAGATGGCTCCAAAGGTTCCAGAGAATGGAGAGAGCCATGCACACATGTGACAGCCAGAACACTG GTTACATAGACCAGGACAAAGCCAGACGTCTGATTCAGAACTACAACCACATCTTCAACCTGAACCTGACTCCCCTGAGGATCAGTGATGTCACCCATTATCATGGAGGGAGAAGACAGGGCAAAGTCCACCTGGACACagccctacagtacctaaagGAACTGTGA